One stretch of Hydrogenovibrio kuenenii DSM 12350 DNA includes these proteins:
- the pgi gene encoding glucose-6-phosphate isomerase: MTLDASPAWQALQVHCDSGLGTMAMSRLFKDDGNRTDKFSHEFDDIYIDYSKNRITEETLSLLFDLAEQQDLSGWIHKLLSGEKVNDTEGRPALHTALRANHQFVTGYAEEVQDKVDEQLANMAVIVEKIRTGHWRGFSGKAITDVVNIGVGGSDLGPLMITNSLQTIKSPVNLHFISSIDGSQTSNLLGKLKQETTLFILASKSFTTIDTLSNAETAIDWLEEVIVDKQEIYSQHFIGVSTKPDMMTEWGIPPENQLIFWDWVGGRYSLWSAIGLPIALQIGMEKFRELLDGARIMDEHFGTEPYERNLPVILGLIDVWNINFLNIQKKAILPYDARLKYLPSYLEQLVMESNGKSVNRDGQQVGYKTCPVLWGEVGPNAQHAFYQLLHQGTQKVMCDFVALKIRDDFDPSSHSDKNESLKAQHGLALANCFAQSRVLMLGDDAIPDSLKSSFDSPFKHYPGNQPSNTILMKEISPKTLGMLIALYEHKTFVEGVIWEINSFDQWGVELGKLIAKETRAALQDTKLAEQFDSSTKGLIEKVMS, from the coding sequence ATGACATTAGATGCTTCACCTGCCTGGCAGGCATTGCAAGTTCATTGTGATTCAGGGCTTGGAACGATGGCTATGTCTCGGTTGTTTAAAGATGATGGTAACCGGACTGATAAGTTTTCCCATGAATTTGATGATATTTATATCGATTATTCCAAGAATCGAATTACTGAAGAGACATTATCTTTGCTTTTTGATTTGGCTGAGCAACAAGATTTATCTGGCTGGATACATAAATTGTTGTCTGGAGAAAAAGTCAATGATACAGAAGGTCGTCCGGCACTCCATACCGCATTAAGAGCGAATCATCAGTTTGTGACTGGATATGCAGAAGAAGTACAGGACAAAGTAGATGAGCAGCTTGCTAATATGGCGGTTATTGTTGAAAAGATTCGTACTGGGCACTGGCGTGGGTTTAGCGGTAAAGCGATTACTGATGTGGTGAATATTGGTGTAGGTGGGTCCGATTTAGGGCCTTTGATGATTACGAATAGTTTACAAACGATCAAATCGCCAGTGAATTTGCATTTTATATCTTCTATCGATGGTTCACAGACCTCAAATCTATTGGGTAAGCTCAAACAAGAAACGACCTTGTTTATTTTAGCCTCTAAGTCCTTCACAACAATAGATACGTTGTCTAATGCTGAAACGGCCATAGATTGGCTGGAAGAAGTTATTGTAGATAAGCAAGAAATCTATTCTCAACACTTTATTGGTGTATCTACTAAGCCTGATATGATGACTGAATGGGGTATTCCGCCAGAAAATCAGCTGATTTTTTGGGATTGGGTTGGTGGTCGCTATTCCTTGTGGTCAGCTATTGGGCTGCCCATTGCATTGCAAATTGGCATGGAAAAGTTTAGAGAACTGCTTGATGGCGCTCGAATTATGGATGAGCATTTTGGTACAGAACCTTATGAGCGAAACCTCCCTGTAATTTTGGGGTTGATAGATGTGTGGAATATCAACTTTCTTAATATTCAGAAAAAAGCGATTTTGCCTTATGACGCACGTCTGAAATATTTACCGTCTTATTTAGAGCAATTAGTGATGGAAAGTAATGGTAAGTCCGTTAATCGTGATGGACAGCAGGTGGGCTATAAAACTTGCCCAGTGTTATGGGGAGAAGTTGGGCCAAATGCACAGCATGCTTTTTATCAATTGCTGCATCAAGGCACGCAAAAAGTGATGTGTGACTTTGTTGCGCTTAAAATCCGAGATGATTTTGATCCGAGTTCCCATAGTGATAAAAATGAAAGTTTGAAGGCTCAGCATGGGTTGGCTTTAGCAAATTGTTTTGCTCAATCACGAGTTTTGATGTTAGGGGATGATGCCATTCCTGATAGTTTAAAGTCTAGCTTTGATTCACCTTTTAAACACTATCCAGGCAACCAACCATCGAATACGATTTTGATGAAGGAAATATCACCAAAAACATTGGGAATGTTGATTGCTCTTTATGAGCATAAAACCTTTGTGGAAGGCGTTATTTGGGAGATTAATTCGTTTGATCAGTGGGGGGTCGAACTAGGGAAGCTTATCGCAAAAGAAACCCGTGCTGCACTCCAGGATACAAAGTTAGCAGAGCAATTTGATTCATCCACAAAAGGATTGATTGAGAAGGTGATGTCATGA
- the galU gene encoding UTP--glucose-1-phosphate uridylyltransferase GalU — translation MLYKKITKAILPVAGLGTRFLPATKAIPKEMLTVVDKPLIQYIVHEAAEAGITDIVLVTHSSKNAIENHFDKHYELEAELQLRGKEERLIPIKEITPEGVRIVSVRQPEALGLGHAILCAEPVIASDEPFAVLLPDVLMHHSKKGCLAQMVDFYEKVHTSVIALEAVPEDQVEKYGIAEINGADMRIASLVEKPKKKDAPSNLSVVGRYIFTPRLMQLLKTTKPGAGGEIQLTDAMDRLLDEEVMFGFEFKNGKSYDCGDKQGFLQANIEYALRDPKLGADFKAYLKSLDIEKI, via the coding sequence ATGTTATATAAAAAAATTACCAAAGCTATTTTACCTGTGGCAGGATTGGGTACACGTTTCTTACCTGCAACAAAGGCGATACCAAAAGAAATGTTGACGGTAGTTGATAAGCCTTTGATTCAGTATATCGTTCATGAAGCTGCTGAAGCGGGTATTACGGATATTGTTTTAGTAACACACTCCAGTAAAAATGCCATAGAAAACCATTTTGACAAACACTATGAGCTGGAAGCAGAATTGCAGTTACGTGGCAAAGAAGAGCGTCTTATACCTATAAAAGAAATTACCCCTGAAGGTGTGCGTATTGTAAGTGTTCGTCAGCCAGAAGCGTTAGGCTTAGGGCATGCCATACTTTGTGCGGAACCTGTTATTGCCAGTGATGAACCTTTTGCAGTTTTATTGCCTGATGTTCTGATGCACCATTCAAAGAAAGGCTGTTTGGCGCAAATGGTTGATTTTTATGAGAAGGTACATACAAGTGTTATTGCGCTTGAAGCAGTGCCTGAAGATCAGGTTGAGAAGTATGGTATCGCGGAGATTAATGGCGCGGATATGAGAATAGCCAGCCTGGTAGAAAAGCCTAAGAAAAAGGATGCGCCTTCTAATCTGTCGGTAGTGGGGCGATATATTTTTACTCCTCGTTTAATGCAACTTCTTAAAACAACAAAACCTGGAGCTGGTGGTGAAATTCAGCTGACGGATGCAATGGATCGCTTGCTAGATGAAGAAGTTATGTTTGGCTTTGAGTTTAAAAATGGTAAAAGCTATGACTGCGGCGATAAACAAGGTTTCTTGCAAGCCAATATTGAATATGCTTTAAGAGACCCAAAGCTTGGAGCCGACTTCAAAGCCTATTTGAAATCCTTGGATATCGAAAAAATTTAA
- a CDS encoding UDP-glucose dehydrogenase family protein, with the protein MKISVFGCELTGLVTSAALAQTGNEVMALPIGVVKVEDLKKGILPREEPGLETLVKSQYDEERLFFEADWSQGVAYAEVLFLSMPSWNIDRAEDIVNLVADTAEKDLIVVNQSTFPIGTADRFKQTIKDGFTRRGVQAKVAVIAMPEFMSEGSAIKDFTHPDRVVLGGDCEEAIATIRDVMRPFNYAVDQVKVMSTRAAEYTKYAVNALLATRMSLVNELANNAEHFDIDMEQVRQGLGSDGRVGFSYLYPGCGFGGPSFAEDVKTLVSTLESKGYDADLLKTVLTNNDSQKEVLFRKAWRYFHNNLKGKTIAVWGLSFKPNTATVDNAPSLKTIEALVAQGANVVAYDPKAKSAFQRYWGESRPGVSYVDDMYQALDGADALMVLTEWKHFWNPDYARMKEMMALPVIFDGRNIYDLNIMKSKGFEYFGVGRGSFI; encoded by the coding sequence ATGAAGATTTCGGTATTTGGTTGTGAGTTAACTGGTTTGGTGACATCAGCAGCTTTAGCGCAGACAGGAAATGAAGTAATGGCTTTACCCATTGGTGTTGTTAAAGTCGAAGATTTAAAGAAAGGTATTTTGCCAAGGGAAGAGCCTGGTTTAGAGACTTTGGTAAAGTCTCAGTACGACGAAGAGCGCTTGTTTTTTGAAGCGGATTGGTCACAAGGTGTTGCTTATGCAGAGGTGCTTTTTTTGAGCATGCCGTCTTGGAATATTGACCGTGCAGAAGATATTGTCAATTTGGTTGCAGATACTGCTGAGAAAGATTTGATTGTTGTTAACCAAAGTACCTTTCCGATTGGCACGGCGGATCGATTTAAGCAAACGATTAAAGATGGTTTTACGCGCCGAGGTGTGCAAGCAAAAGTTGCCGTTATCGCCATGCCTGAGTTTATGAGCGAAGGGTCGGCTATTAAAGATTTTACGCACCCTGACCGTGTAGTGTTAGGTGGGGACTGTGAGGAAGCAATTGCAACCATAAGAGATGTTATGAGGCCTTTTAACTATGCGGTCGATCAGGTTAAGGTCATGTCAACTCGAGCGGCGGAATATACCAAGTATGCGGTAAATGCGCTTTTGGCAACGCGTATGAGTTTGGTAAATGAATTAGCCAATAATGCTGAACACTTTGATATTGATATGGAGCAGGTGCGACAAGGTTTGGGGTCAGATGGACGTGTGGGGTTCAGCTACCTTTACCCTGGGTGTGGTTTTGGTGGTCCCAGTTTTGCCGAAGATGTGAAAACCTTGGTTAGTACTCTTGAGTCGAAAGGCTATGATGCCGACCTTTTAAAGACTGTTTTGACTAATAATGATTCTCAAAAAGAGGTTTTGTTTAGGAAGGCGTGGCGTTATTTCCATAATAATTTAAAAGGCAAAACTATCGCTGTATGGGGGCTTTCTTTTAAGCCGAATACGGCTACGGTTGATAATGCACCAAGCTTAAAAACTATCGAGGCACTTGTCGCGCAGGGTGCAAATGTCGTTGCCTATGACCCAAAGGCTAAGAGTGCATTTCAGCGTTACTGGGGAGAAAGTCGACCTGGGGTTTCCTATGTTGATGATATGTATCAAGCCTTGGATGGGGCAGATGCATTAATGGTGTTGACGGAGTGGAAACATTTTTGGAATCCAGATTATGCTCGAATGAAAGAAATGATGGCTTTACCAGTTATTTTTGATGGGCGAAATATTTATGATTTAAATATAATGAAATCAAAAGGCTTTGAGTATTTTGGTGTCGGTCGCGGTAGTTTTATTTAG
- a CDS encoding DsrE/DsrF/DrsH-like family protein, with product MNQESSQELVSIIHTKGTLDWAYSTLILASTAAAMGKRVEVFCSFYGMKCLYKDMSELKISPLANPAMILKSPVGPKWFRKLDWNKVLPQIVWVFPGMLYLVTYAFKMKMKRQNQLPIEELRDLCLELGVKFTACSMAFEVLGIDEKDLIAEVEIAGAATYFAESPSSQSLFI from the coding sequence ATGAATCAGGAATCATCGCAAGAGTTGGTGAGTATTATTCATACTAAAGGCACTTTGGACTGGGCGTATTCTACGTTAATTCTCGCAAGTACTGCTGCTGCTATGGGAAAACGTGTCGAAGTTTTCTGTTCGTTCTACGGAATGAAGTGTCTATATAAAGACATGTCTGAATTAAAAATCTCACCTTTAGCCAATCCGGCAATGATACTTAAGTCTCCAGTAGGGCCTAAATGGTTCCGCAAACTGGATTGGAATAAAGTCTTGCCGCAAATAGTTTGGGTGTTTCCAGGTATGCTTTATTTGGTTACCTATGCATTTAAAATGAAGATGAAACGACAAAACCAACTGCCAATCGAAGAGTTAAGAGATTTGTGTTTGGAGTTGGGCGTTAAATTTACGGCATGCTCAATGGCTTTTGAAGTATTGGGGATTGATGAAAAGGACCTCATAGCTGAGGTTGAAATTGCAGGTGCAGCGACGTACTTTGCTGAAAGCCCATCTTCTCAGAGTCTTTTTATATAA
- the pssA gene encoding CDP-diacylglycerol--serine O-phosphatidyltransferase: protein MKPSFEKGIYLLPNLMTTTALFAGFYAVIAGMNGYFEQGAIAIFVAMIFDGLDGRVARMTNSCSAFGAEYDSLADMISFGLAPALLLYQWALHDFGKLGWLIAFVYTVGAALRLARFNTQVGIADKRYFQGLPSPAAAALLAGFVWMVETNHIQTGLESFFALFLTLAVGLMMVSNVRFNSFKELNLKGKVPFVTLLVIVLVFVVITLKPAVILFGVFFLYALSGPVLTLRLLQQKRSERRSKKRKLVGKNETENPSSEVDAS, encoded by the coding sequence ATGAAACCTTCGTTCGAAAAAGGCATCTATCTACTACCCAATCTCATGACGACCACAGCACTTTTTGCTGGATTTTACGCTGTAATTGCAGGGATGAATGGTTATTTTGAGCAAGGAGCTATCGCCATTTTTGTAGCCATGATTTTTGATGGTTTAGATGGTCGGGTCGCACGTATGACCAACTCCTGTAGTGCTTTTGGTGCTGAGTACGATAGTCTTGCAGATATGATTTCCTTTGGCTTGGCGCCTGCGTTATTGCTTTATCAATGGGCGCTTCATGACTTTGGTAAGCTCGGTTGGTTAATTGCTTTTGTCTATACGGTCGGTGCAGCTTTAAGGTTGGCAAGATTCAATACGCAGGTCGGTATTGCTGATAAACGCTATTTCCAAGGTTTGCCAAGTCCGGCTGCCGCTGCTTTACTGGCAGGTTTTGTTTGGATGGTGGAAACAAATCATATTCAAACGGGATTGGAATCATTCTTTGCCTTATTTTTGACCTTAGCGGTCGGTTTGATGATGGTTAGTAATGTACGTTTTAATTCTTTTAAAGAGTTAAATCTCAAGGGAAAAGTACCCTTTGTTACGTTGTTGGTAATTGTTTTGGTCTTTGTGGTCATTACCTTAAAGCCAGCTGTCATTTTGTTTGGTGTGTTTTTTCTATACGCTCTTTCAGGTCCAGTTTTGACCTTAAGGCTGTTGCAGCAAAAACGCTCTGAAAGACGAAGCAAAAAACGTAAATTGGTAGGAAAAAACGAAACGGAAAATCCTTCATCTGAGGTAGATGCTTCCTAA